From one Candidatus Hydrogenedentota bacterium genomic stretch:
- a CDS encoding substrate-binding domain-containing protein has protein sequence MRTSFRTVALLLSAVAALPGLWGCSGEKAAPKDGQTAAATPQKKDVRVVGMSQCNLGEPWRVQMNKDIETAAKAHADIRMVFKDAQNDTTVQQNHVREFISQGVDLLIISPLEAAPLTGPVAEAYKKGIPVIVLDRAVLGEDFTMFIGADNKLIGEAAGRWVREKLGNQGKVVELMGLQTSIPGRDRHDGFVKGLGGAGIEVIFQADMKWLQPDAQREMESALARFPQIDLVYGHNDPGAYGAYIAAKAAGREKDMLFVGIDGLPHEGRAYVDQGILSVSFEYPTGGREAVDYALKILGGETVPKNVVLPSRFFTKENLASDGEWISGADGNGNG, from the coding sequence ATGCGGACAAGTTTCAGGACTGTGGCGCTGCTGCTGTCGGCTGTGGCGGCGCTTCCGGGGCTGTGGGGCTGCTCCGGGGAAAAGGCGGCGCCCAAGGACGGCCAGACTGCGGCGGCAACCCCGCAGAAAAAGGACGTGCGGGTCGTCGGCATGAGCCAGTGCAACCTGGGCGAGCCCTGGCGCGTGCAGATGAACAAGGACATCGAGACGGCGGCGAAGGCGCACGCCGACATCAGGATGGTCTTCAAGGACGCGCAGAACGACACCACGGTGCAGCAGAACCATGTGCGCGAGTTTATCAGCCAGGGGGTGGACCTGCTCATCATCAGCCCGCTTGAGGCCGCGCCCCTGACCGGCCCCGTGGCGGAGGCCTATAAAAAGGGCATACCGGTAATCGTGCTGGACCGGGCCGTTCTGGGCGAGGATTTCACCATGTTCATCGGCGCGGACAACAAGCTGATCGGCGAGGCCGCCGGACGCTGGGTCCGTGAAAAGCTGGGGAACCAGGGGAAGGTGGTTGAGTTGATGGGTCTCCAGACCAGCATCCCCGGACGGGACCGGCATGACGGGTTTGTCAAGGGCCTGGGCGGGGCGGGCATCGAGGTCATTTTCCAGGCGGACATGAAATGGCTCCAGCCGGACGCCCAGCGCGAGATGGAATCCGCCCTGGCGCGGTTCCCCCAGATTGACCTGGTCTATGGCCACAACGACCCCGGCGCCTACGGCGCGTACATCGCCGCGAAGGCAGCGGGCCGGGAGAAGGACATGCTCTTCGTCGGCATTGACGGCCTCCCCCACGAAGGGCGCGCCTATGTGGACCAGGGCATCCTCAGCGTCTCCTTCGAGTACCCCACGGGCGGCCGCGAGGCCGTGGACTACGCCCTTAAAATCCTGGGCGGGGAGACCGTTCCGAAGAACGTGGTGCTTCCCTCGCGTTTCTTCACCAAAGAAAACCTCGCCTCGGACGGCGAATGGATTTCCGGGGCGGAC